Proteins from a genomic interval of Burkholderia cepacia GG4:
- a CDS encoding TetR/AcrR family transcriptional regulator, which translates to MRKGEQTRAAILEAALDLASRDGLEGLTIGLLAERMQMSKSGVFAHFGSREDLQVEVVREYHHRFENEVFFPSLREARGLPRLRAMLARWTEKRIQEVTTGCIYISGAVEYDDRPDSPVREQLIASVTAWRAAMLRAISQAKEEGHLRADTDPDLMLFELYSFTLGLHHDARFLHSPDAVRLTWAALEKTIVSYQSESR; encoded by the coding sequence ATGCGAAAAGGCGAACAGACGCGTGCCGCGATACTTGAAGCTGCATTGGACCTCGCCAGCCGTGACGGGCTGGAGGGGCTGACGATCGGCCTGCTGGCCGAGCGCATGCAGATGAGCAAGAGCGGCGTGTTCGCGCACTTCGGATCGCGCGAAGACCTGCAGGTCGAGGTCGTCCGCGAGTATCACCATCGTTTCGAAAACGAGGTGTTCTTTCCGAGCCTGCGCGAGGCGCGCGGCTTGCCGCGCCTGCGGGCGATGCTGGCCCGCTGGACGGAGAAGCGCATCCAGGAGGTGACGACCGGATGCATCTACATCAGCGGTGCCGTCGAGTACGACGACCGGCCTGACAGCCCCGTGCGCGAGCAGTTGATCGCGAGCGTGACGGCCTGGCGTGCCGCGATGCTGCGTGCCATTTCGCAGGCGAAGGAAGAAGGCCATCTGCGTGCGGATACCGATCCGGACCTGATGCTCTTCGAGTTGTACAGCTTCACGCTCGGCCTGCATCACGACGCACGTTTCCTGCATTCGCCGGATGCCGTGCGCCTCACGTGGGCCGCGCTGGAAAAGACGATTGTTTCGTATCAGAGCGAGAGCCGTTAG